cgtatgtgaagttctacactgcaaaaaatgactttcttacttagtatttttgtcttgttttcagtaaaaaatatctaaaaattcttaaattaagatgtattttcttggtgagcaaaatggaaaataagtctagtttttatacaaaaaatataaacttcaAGGGGTGGTATCCCGGATTagcttaagacaggactaggccttagttaaattaggatatttaagtcatttttaaaagcataatttataaacaaacattactggtgtgcatcttcagACACAACActcgcactgatatattttaaggtatGACAGAGCAAATTGTTTTCGGTCAAGACAACactaacatttaagttagtctgggactaggcttaggccctgtctgggaaaccgcccctaagtaaattagtgcttaaaacaagcaaaaaaatctgacaatgaaataagaaaaaaattcttgaaataagtttacttttttcataaaaacttaattcaaggaaaaaaaattattccattggcagattttttggcttgttttatgaacaaattcacataaattttatattttttgtctaaaaactatacgtattttcctaggtaatttttctcatcaagaaaatacatcttaatttgggaatttttagatgtttttactgaaaacaagaaaaaaatactaagtaagaatgtcattttttgcattagctcaaaataccatatagataaattattatagcatgttaaaatgtgccattttggggtatgtccttttaaatgaaaatgagctgatatctacactaaatggcagtgccgtggttggataatgcagattacggtattattataatgagaacccttctgacatcacaaggggagccaagtttcaattacctattttttcacatgccgCGAATGGTTTattaaaactaagttactggatttattaggttgatagaagcactgggtgCCCAATTATATaacttaaatatggaaaagtGGATTTTCATGATACATtccctttaagaatttttagatatttgtactgaaaacatgaCATAAATACTATAAAgcaattttttgcaatgcaGAAAAGATACTTAAaatgatagttcacccaaaaatgaaaattctgttatcatttactcgccCTGAAGTATTTTGAACAATttctgtaaccaaactgtttttgagcacctttgacttccatagtattttttttctactatggaagtcagtgatGCTCCagctaaatttttaaatatattcctttgtgttcagcagaactaAGAAATGTGTTAAGGTGAGAcagaattttttgtgtgtgaactATGCATTTAAATCTATGCATAAAACAGCCATTGTAGTaatatatattgtattttatataaaatatagtgtTCATCACACTAGCAATGAAAAATCTAACCTCTGTGTCTTCACCAAAGCATCTAAAGCAAATAAGATCAGACTTGCTGATAAACAACTCAGGTCGAATTTTCTTCTGTTTACAGCCacctaaagaaaaaaatctcagTTTAGTTTCCATCTTAATACCTCCCTCACTGAAAATAGTTTTAAGTAAGTCATATTTACCTGTGATTGCACTAACTGTAAGTCCTACGATCATAGTCACCAGTATGCCTACTGGGCAGAAGTACAGGTAGGACAGAGAATACCAGTTATCTGCCAAATCTGGTCTTGGCCTGAAGGATGTGAAAGTTAGAGGTTTCATATCAGCATCTTGCTTCCTGTAGCTCGGCTTTAAGAGCGCGCCACCTCATATGAGTATGAGAAGTGAATATATGTGCCCATAcgctaaaaacagacagatgtaAGAGATAAATGTGCGATCACTTACGCTTGGGTTGTGTTTTGTAGGACTGTAGGTAACGGTGTAACGGTGGTGGTCTGATTCACAACACAGCCTTCCACACTCAGAGGAAGGCGGAGGGTCTTCTCTTGTAATGGAGGGTACAGCTGAGCTCCGATTCCCACCCATAAAGTCATAACCAAGCCAGAAATCAAACCAACGAAACCTCCCTGTAAAAATAGATTGTTACTCTGTATGCATTTTTGGTAGATTATACAGTGGGGAAAGTTGCTTGATGCATTTTAATACTTGTATGAATAAAGAGATGAAGTTCTTACTGTGGAATTCGCACAGCGGAAGAACATGCCAAGCAGATATAGACCCAAGAGGGGGCCACTGATCATACCAAATATAGACAGGGCTGCCTGTAACGAAAGTGCAAAAAATTGTCAGAATATGACCAGCAGATGGTGCTATCCACACGAATATAAAGCATCCTTGTAGCAGGCCTCGAATGTactaaaaaaatacttaaatacagCAATTACATTTGtagtaaattgttttttttttttttttataaaagtgtaaGAGTTATACACTACAGATTTACTAATAAAAAGTATACTACTTTGGTTGTGCTTCGATGCACTTgataaaagtatattaaatagCATTATATTCTTAAagatacaaaaatgaaaattctgtcatcatttactcaccctgttgttacaaacctgtataaatgtatttgttttgatggacacgaaggaagatatttttagaaatgtttgtaactagggatgcacgagatatcggccgacatatcgttatcggctgataactgcttatttttaaaattatcggttatcggtctgatagcaaaattaggccgattaatgaaagccgataaattatggattattttggtttgttgaaccacttcccttgctcattgctggccatgtggagtattgattggtgctttctgtgacatagcatgAAGATGAGTATGcaagtctagcgcaaagacaagatgtccgcgccctgggagtttttcattgtgaaaataatatgaatatttatcgccctatatatatatatatatatatatatatatatatatatatatatatatatatatatatatatatatatatatatatatatatatatatatatatatcggttatcggcccccaaatataaagagttatcggtatcggccaaaatttccatatcggtgcatccctatttgtaaccaaaccgttcatgagccccatttacttccatgtTTATTTCTAACTACTATAAAAGCGAATGGGGTTCATGATCGGTTTGAAAAAATGAATTcataaaggtttgtaacaacatgagagtaagaaAATAATGatggaatttttatttttgggtgaactatccctttatggTCATTTGTCTGACCTTTTTTATAATTACGACTCACACTTTAAGCGAGGAAGTGAAAGTCGTCTTGTCCTTAAAGACTTATATTTTTAGGCAGGCTTTTATGTGATTGCTTTTATTGGCTGGATTTATAGTTTTATTGATTATAGCTGTTGTTTTATTGTACGGTGTCCTTGAGTGTCTCGTAAGGTGtccataattaaaatgtatgaaaaatacataaaaacattgGTGGCCGACGtacatcacaacatgtatgtagcccgtcatgtgtagttccttttttcaaaatgtgtgagAGATCCTCtctgcatcacgtgtcttgtcaaaataagtgcctgctgcagagatgcgtcaaaagggtttatgataaaatagacgctcgcgtttgccagatactcacataatctcatgcataatcaaagtttactgttaagggagtgtcttgcgtttattttgtgaaattgagcgtctcttttatcataaacagttttgacgcgtgtgcagcaggcacttgttttgacaggacacgtgatgcacacaggatctctcaaagcgcagaacacaaaaaaggaaccacacacacgacactccgaacactttttttgaattagcgcccctcggatgagcagtcacgagccgccactgcataaaaacattttgtatattaagtacataattattgtgtgaaaatacatttactaagtaaagtattttagtgcacttttttCAAATGAGAGGATTTGTGTAAACTActcatttttatgtttaattatatttaggcataattgcacttatgttttgcTGTAGTTAGACCTTTAGACATTGTTATAGTATTAAAATAGTTTACCTGCAGTATATTGCCCATTAAGGAGGCCACACCTGCCATACCAATGCATACAGCGCCATAGAAAACACCTAGGGATGACACATCAAGATAAACATCAACCAAGCTCCACCTACAATTTGCAAGTTATGCtgatttaaaggtcacattcgttctgatcccattttttaaacccaagTTAGTGTTGATATAATAGCATTAATAATACTtgtaaaataatgaagctcaaagTTAACTGCCGatacattttctttaacagaagtcGCGTTTCAAAGCATTCAGCGAACCTACAGGCTGGTGTGGACTACAgccctttacttcctgctttaatgacgtcaataaaacagtttttgactaaactccgcccacaggaatacgtcagttgctagctaagctaacggctagctaagctgctatcgaatcacaacacactaaacaaactacacactCAGAACTcgttatgtatttctgaaggagggacttcatagaacaaggaagatatcagcccgttttgaggacaatgaaaacagcgctataaagttaagtaaattgtgtgaaaaataccacatttttttacacgtgaaacatgaacacatgttatattgcgcactgtaaacacaatcaaagcttcaaaaacacaaaaagaagcTATCTGTGCATATAGTTGTTACACAAAAACTCACTCATGCCCATGTTGATCCAGGACAGCTGTCTCTCTGTCAACTGGGGCAATAAAGGTTTCAAAAAGTCCTCGGTCGTGACTGCCACCAGAGCGTTGATACTGGATGACACTGTGCTGTTGAAACCAAACACAAGTGAAATCTGATGATAACTGATGTGTGTCTGACCTAATCAAAAGTTACATTGGTTTGATACTTCATGCCTTTGTTTACAGTAAGTGAAATTATTTACTGTAAGTATAAAAGTGGCTGAATATGATCAAGGACATTAAcgtattaaaaatgttttgttgtaccTCAAGGTCCCGCTGTACGCCGCAGCCACAAACAAACCAGGCAATCCTGGGAAATCTGCGAGTATGTCCATCACCAGATAAGGTAGTAGCTGTTAAATGTGTCAAATGGTTAGTTCTATATTTCATTGGAAGACAGATTAACATGGTAAGCGTGTATCACCTGATCCGTGGCTCCCACGTCTTTATTAGTGAATGGATCGCAGTCCTTATAGATGGAGTACATTGTGAGACCAGAAAGCATGGCCAAACTCACCGTGACCCATAACCCCACCATGTTCACATACAGAGATCTGTTTGTGAGAGATATTGACACGACTTAAAGTTTGTATACTGAATATCTTATACTGTATTGAGCGTGTACTCACAGTTTGGCATGAGTTATTGTCCGACAGGAGATGTAGCGCTGCACTTGTGACTGGTTGATGGCGTACATTGATGTCCACATCAGACTGCCGCCGACAACAATTGTCCAAAATGAGTGACGCCGCAAAGGATCAGGATCAAAACTGCAAGAACATTTGAGATGTAAGTTTGATATGATGCATTTGACAGACGCTGTTATCCAAATTCATTCCTTTGGGAATCAAATTCATgattaacacaatgctctacttTTGTGTTGTATAAACTCAAACCAGATATGAATGATAGCGTCTTACAATACAAAGGTGATAAAACATGTTTACAGTATGAACATAAGGAAGCGCATCTGGTTGTTTAATAGTAAAGAGAGATAAGACACCAGcattacattttactttcatCTGTAAATAGATTGTAGGTTCTGGCACATAAATAActacattttatgcatttggcatgcccttttattcaaagtgacttacagtgatttaaaacattttatgagGATGTCTGTTCTCTAAGATCAAACTCATGATCCTTTgcgttgctaatgcaatgctaaaCTATCAAAAAAGAAATGatccccagctgtcactggggcagtaccctttaaaaatgtcctaatatcaGGGTTCCCataggtccttgaaatccttgaaagtttgtgaaatTGGGGGGAAAAAATCAAGGccttgggaagtttttgaaaatatacatacatagatacaggtcattggaagtgcttaaatctattttatgcaagatgttttctgaaaaaaatcatattatgccctgtgtagtgtaggataatatcataaaaattctagactttttaagcacacatgctaaactgttcacttttaatgcttatatcttctgtatgcgaatgttgattcataccaaaatgcttttttgcatagttagttgtgtttgacacatgaaaacgtctcgggttacgtatgtaactgttgttccctgagaagggaacgagacgctgcgtttCCCTtaccatacttcctgcgtccctgtaaagCTGTCTTTGACAGTATTTCAgttagcgatatacttcctggctcccgcgtcaccctgtctttgtcgttaagcctcaccattatTTGAATGTGAATTtgacacattcagatgcacttaccccttgaggcgtccccaaagtatcaccgtagtgacgcagcgcgagttccctcgaaagggaactgtaacagtgtatcttaaaaggtaacacgatgtaaccttgctctcacttgaaatgtgtccccacatgtagtccttgaatttgagggtattggacctggaaagtccttgaagcGTCcgtgaatttgaagttaactaaggtgtgggaaccctaaaacgtctctggttacgtatataactgttgttccctgaaaagggaacgagacgctgcgtctctcttggcatacttcctgcatccctgtaacgtcgtctctagcaatattttagatagcgatacacttcctggctctcgcgtcaccctgtctttgtcgttaagcttcaccattggttgaatttgatatacacattcagacgcacttacccctggcggcgtccccaaagtgtcaccacagtgacgcagcgcgagttccctcgaaaggaaactgtatgtatctttaaaggtagcacgatgtaaccttgctctcacttgaaatgtgtccttgaatttgagggtatttgaccttgaaagtccttgaaaggtccttgaatttgaagttaactaaggtgtgggaaccctgttcataccaaaatgcttagttgtgtttgacacataaaaacgtctctggttacgtttataactgttgttccctgaaaagggaatgagacgctgcgtttctcttgccatacttcctgtatccctgtaacgtcgtctctagcaatattttagatagcgatacacttcctggctctcgcgtcaccctgtctttgtcgttaagcttcaccattggttgaatttgatatacacattcagacgcacttacccctggaggcgtccccaaagtgtcaccgcagtgacgcagcgcgagttccctcgaaagggaactgtatgtatctttaaaggtaacacgatgtaaccttgctctcacttgaaatgtgtccttgaatttgagggtattggaccttgaaagtccttgaaaggtccttgaatttgaagttaactaaggtgtgggaaccctgtaatatgtatcatttaagtacagatatgaatatttggtaccaatttgtacctctgaggtattaataaactattcttttaaaatgtatttatgagATCTGGTTTTCAAGAGCAGATTTCTACTTAAAATATACCTGAATGTCTCCAAACGTCCACCGTGGTAACTATCATTCCAGATTTTCCCAAGTCCACCCTGTAGAACCGCACCACGAGCAATGACAGCCACAAACCCAGCCAACATAATGACCATCTGGAACACATCTGTCCATATTACGGCCTTTAGTCCTCCCTGTTAATATCAACATGTTGAGTTAAAAAATtgataaatatttgtaaattactTTATAAAATCATCTATATGTGAAATTGCAATTAAGAGGAATGGCGTTACTCACCAGGGTGCAGTAGATGATGCAAACAACCCCCGTCGCCACTAACACTCCCCACAGATCTAAACCAGTGACTGCAACACACAAGcttattattcatttatgacTAATGATTTTATGAGTTTTAAAATAGGATATTTCCAGATAACAACCACTCAAAActaacaacacatggtaacctggatcctgtttaatttattacaCAAAACGAAATTTAAAAgtcttttaataatatatatgacatatttacaaattattaacCCAAATCGCGTGTTCAGGACATTTGAATGTCTTATCTTAAAAGCGAAAATAAACGGGTTCATTAAAAATGAGctcataaaatatttcaaatcaatatttaaggTTCCCTAATAGCCGTCTAATaggtgggataatgtacaggcaacAGGTGGTTATcgcttatttctgcgataacaacctgctgcctatacattatctctTACCTtgttgcgactggccaatcagaattaagcattccaacgagccgTGAAATTAAGATTATGTCACTGGTCAATCTTTTACATTAggtatatttatgcatttggcatatGCTTTTTTCCAAGTGACTTAAAGTATATATACAATGCTTAACAAATGTATTAGAGTTGACCACCACCCAATTTCAGGTTTGTGCCACACTTACAGTACTGGTGATTaccaaaatcatgttttatgtttaTGATGTAATGGTTTAGCAATATGTGTAAGCTAGTCAATACTTATTTAGTATTTCTAAtgctaaaaaatataattattgttGTTATTGAGTGTTacgcatttttatttttgacttcTGAGAGAAGTTGAATGTGCCAACTCAAATTTGGGTATAAAAGGCTTTGACATTCATCACTTTTGTTCAAGATTGTGTAATGTCGAGAACTCTCTGAATAGGAAAGAGTCGGCATTAAAGCTTTTCAGGATGCTGGATAATCATTGAGACAAATAGACAGtctaaataataaatgtattaagtGCTGTATATTTTATTCGTATTTTTGTTTTCTGGGATAAGACATTTGGagcttttgcgctgctaatgcat
This genomic interval from Misgurnus anguillicaudatus chromosome 8, ASM2758022v2, whole genome shotgun sequence contains the following:
- the slc5a8l gene encoding sodium-coupled monocarboxylate transporter 1; amino-acid sequence: MAGTGGPVATFSVWDYVVFAGLILFAAGIGLFQAIRGRKDTSSSEFLLGGRQMTAVPVALSLTASFMSGITVIGTPAEAYLFGTPFWLFVFSYSIMSTISAEIFVPLFYRLNITSTYEYLEMRYNKLIQVIGTSMYIAQTALYTGMVIYAPALALNQITGLDLWGVLVATGVVCIIYCTLGGLKAVIWTDVFQMVIMLAGFVAVIARGAVLQGGLGKIWNDSYHGGRLETFSFDPDPLRRHSFWTIVVGGSLMWTSMYAINQSQVQRYISCRTITHAKLSLYVNMVGLWVTVSLAMLSGLTMYSIYKDCDPFTNKDVGATDQLLPYLVMDILADFPGLPGLFVAAAYSGTLSTVSSSINALVAVTTEDFLKPLLPQLTERQLSWINMGMSVFYGAVCIGMAGVASLMGNILQAALSIFGMISGPLLGLYLLGMFFRCANSTGGFVGLISGLVMTLWVGIGAQLYPPLQEKTLRLPLSVEGCVVNQTTTVTPLPTVLQNTTQAPRPDLADNWYSLSYLYFCPVGILVTMIVGLTVSAITGGCKQKKIRPELFISKSDLICFRCFGEDTEISKPDLIEKESNYMQGLDSPVFCDNEIALKEKDTEKITRM